Below is a window of Impatiens glandulifera chromosome 2, dImpGla2.1, whole genome shotgun sequence DNA.
TTGGTCACGTATGACTTGTTGCTAGTGCAGATTAGGTGTTAAAGTAGATCATGTCTGGCATAATTAGCTTTTATCTGTTTATTCCATATTATAGATCCTCTGTTAGACCAGACCTTAATGTTCAAAGTGATTTCATAATATCCATAGTTCAGTAAGCAAACATGAAACTTATCTAttctgaagaagaagatgaagctGATTTGAGATGCAAAAATGAGATGATAGCAAAACAAAACAGAACAAAAcaggatattattatttattcaccTATTTTCTCATATTCCAAAACCCTTATTCATTTAGAGAACTAGACTGATTTgtgttcattttctttttccaagTTCTCTTATTTATACATATACACTTACATCTCATCCTTCCTTCTATTCTTACTCCAATTTCAAGCCCTCTCGAATTGCCTCTTTGACTGAGGGAAAATCCTCACTTCCTGCCTGTTGTACTTTAGCTTATGTGCCTCGGCTCTCGACACGCGGAAAGCACTCATCACCACTTCCTCTGGCATTGCCCGGATCACTGAAGTCTTCCCAGCAAGCGGGCTTGACACCGCCCTGTCATTTGTCTTGAACGACACCCACTCTAATCCTTCGCTTCCCGCCTGCTTGACTTCAGCGTAATTCTGAGGGACGACCAATAGCTGCCCTTGGCGGACTTCGCCATTGAAGACGGCCCGGTTGGAGTGACCCACCACTTGAATTCGGCCCGACCCACGCAATATGTAGATTATGTTGTGGGCGTTAAGGGTCCAGTGTGGCGCAGCCATTGCGTTCTGCACATTTTTTAAGTGGAGATCGAAACAGTTAGAAAACGTTGTTAGTTTGAGTCTCTAGGTCGCTATTTGTACGATTACCTCGTAAAGGACTCCTCTCTCGGCGCTCAATTGGATTTGCTTCAAAATTGGGAGATTATGACTGTTGACGGTGCTGATGCGACCACCCTGAGCGGTGTACACATCTGCCCTCTCTGGATCATCGAGATTTTCTCTGATCCTCATTGTGCAAACAGTTTCCTCAAAACCGTTGTTTCTTTGGCTCCGCTCTCTTCTTTCGTCTTCGTACTTTGATGGTCTTTGCATTTCGAATTCCTTCCCTACTCTGACGATGAATCCTCTGTTATCATCTTGTCCCTGTAGTCTTGCCGCTGTCTCCAAATCAACTTTGAAGGATTCCGCCAAGACCTCAGTCTCAAATCCCTGAAAAAGGTTGCCTGAAAAGATCTCCTCTTGTTGTCCCCCATATTTCGTCTGTTGCTTCTCAGACTCTTGTGGGCTACCGGCAAGGAAGAATCTCTggaataattaatcaaaatgactcttaataatttaatgtttgTTAAAATTCCAAAGagaacattatatatataggctATGTGTTAGTTACTCTGAGATTTTGATCGAGTTGGTTGTCAGCATTGCTGGTATCGTGGACTACCATGAGTTCAAGGTCTTCGTTACCGTCGTTATGGACCCAATGAGCTACACCAGCTTGGAAGGCAACAATGTCCCCTTTCCTGCAAGGGTGGATCTTTTGGTGTTGATCTCTGAACCTTTCAGAGCCAAATCGTTCACCAGATTCAGTCTGTTCACTTGATTGAAAGGTCTCTGCGCAGCCTGGATTTATGATGCCAACAATTCCCCTACCTATTCCATACAAGTTTTTTCAACCATAAAGTAAAATTCAA
It encodes the following:
- the LOC124925043 gene encoding 11S globulin seed storage protein 1-like, with protein sequence MANYYVLPISILCFLVLTTGGSAYRQAGQQQQAQCRIQSLNPLESARRIQHEAGYTDVWDQTSDQIQCAGVAASRHLIQQGGLLLPSFNNAPLLAYVVRGRGIVGIINPGCAETFQSSEQTESGERFGSERFRDQHQKIHPCRKGDIVAFQAGVAHWVHNDGNEDLELMVVHDTSNADNQLDQNLRRFFLAGSPQESEKQQTKYGGQQEEIFSGNLFQGFETEVLAESFKVDLETAARLQGQDDNRGFIVRVGKEFEMQRPSKYEDERRERSQRNNGFEETVCTMRIRENLDDPERADVYTAQGGRISTVNSHNLPILKQIQLSAERGVLYENAMAAPHWTLNAHNIIYILRGSGRIQVVGHSNRAVFNGEVRQGQLLVVPQNYAEVKQAGSEGLEWVSFKTNDRAVSSPLAGKTSVIRAMPEEVVMSAFRVSRAEAHKLKYNRQEVRIFPQSKRQFERA